A genomic region of Candidatus Eisenbacteria bacterium contains the following coding sequences:
- a CDS encoding alpha-L-fucosidase yields the protein MIPGHAANHSRLLAFLVALVLLLGAASQAPGDATTIKETDPMVLEKLEWFQNQKFGLLMHWGPYCQWQIVESWSLCPEDENWCERRGEYAGDYCQYKAAYDNLKTTFNPIKFDPDLWAEAASAAGMRYVVFTTKHHDGFCMFDTKETNYKVTADDCAFSSNPRANITREIFSAFRKRGFGIGAYFSKADWHCPDYWWPKFPPFDRNVNYDIKKYPKKWESFKEFTYNQIKELMSDYGGVDILWLDGGWVQPMTPTSPREGKNPCDQNIDMPKIAAMARSKQPGLIIVDRAVEGNYQNYRTPEQEIPDTALDHVWETCMTMATAWTYVATDTYKPTSQLIHYLVEIVAKGGNLLLNIGPSAEGEFAPAALDRLEGIAAWMKVNSNAIYSTRAVPPYKEGKICFTRMPDRSINAIYLADEDELQPPEKITINAFIPEAGSTVTMYGVKAPVAWERAAVGFTIRVPEAAHINPPCRYAWAFHFSVE from the coding sequence ATGATTCCAGGTCACGCAGCAAATCACTCGCGCCTGCTTGCCTTCCTGGTCGCGCTGGTTCTGCTCCTTGGCGCGGCAAGCCAGGCACCGGGTGACGCCACCACCATAAAGGAGACCGATCCCATGGTCCTCGAGAAATTGGAATGGTTTCAGAATCAGAAATTTGGTTTGTTGATGCACTGGGGTCCGTACTGCCAGTGGCAAATTGTCGAAAGCTGGAGTCTCTGCCCCGAGGACGAAAACTGGTGTGAGCGACGCGGCGAATATGCTGGAGATTACTGCCAGTACAAGGCCGCGTACGATAACCTGAAGACTACGTTCAACCCCATCAAGTTCGATCCTGACTTATGGGCCGAAGCCGCCAGCGCCGCCGGCATGCGCTATGTCGTTTTCACGACCAAACACCATGATGGCTTCTGCATGTTTGATACCAAGGAGACCAATTACAAAGTCACCGCTGATGATTGCGCTTTCAGTTCCAATCCCAGGGCTAACATTACCCGGGAAATCTTCTCTGCGTTCCGTAAACGTGGATTCGGAATCGGCGCTTACTTCTCAAAAGCGGATTGGCACTGCCCCGACTACTGGTGGCCCAAATTTCCGCCGTTCGACCGAAACGTTAATTACGATATCAAGAAGTATCCCAAGAAATGGGAGAGCTTCAAGGAGTTTACCTACAATCAGATTAAGGAGTTGATGAGCGATTACGGCGGCGTCGATATCCTCTGGCTTGACGGGGGATGGGTGCAGCCCATGACGCCGACCTCGCCGCGTGAGGGTAAAAATCCCTGTGACCAAAACATCGATATGCCGAAGATTGCAGCCATGGCGCGTTCCAAGCAGCCGGGCCTCATCATCGTGGATCGGGCGGTAGAGGGTAACTATCAGAACTATCGCACGCCAGAACAGGAGATACCCGACACCGCGCTCGACCACGTCTGGGAAACCTGCATGACGATGGCCACGGCCTGGACATACGTCGCAACCGACACCTACAAGCCGACCTCGCAACTGATACATTATCTCGTCGAAATCGTCGCCAAAGGCGGCAACCTGCTGCTCAATATTGGTCCCAGCGCTGAAGGCGAATTCGCACCGGCGGCATTGGATCGTCTTGAGGGCATTGCCGCCTGGATGAAGGTGAATAGCAACGCCATCTACAGCACGCGGGCCGTGCCGCCTTACAAAGAGGGCAAGATCTGTTTCACTCGAATGCCGGATAGAAGCATCAACGCCATCTATCTAGCCGATGAAGACGAGCTGCAGCCTCCGGAGAAGATAACCATCAACGCTTTCATTCCTGAAGCAGGGAGTACGGTCACGATGTATGGCGTGAAGGCGCCGGTCGCGTGGGAGCGAGCCGCCGTAGGATTTACTATTCGTGTCCCGGAAGCGGCGCATATCAATCCGCCCTGCAGGTATGCCTGGGCTTTCCACTTTTCGGTGGAGTAA
- a CDS encoding response regulator: protein MRDIKMASSNELSGSAKQWRKLFVFIFISICVLLCSNNPSMGIQTNFVQISLNEGLSQSIVKCIIQDQRGFMWFGTEDGLNRYDGYDFRIFKHNPDDANSPSYSDILTIMEDSRGLLWIGTFHGGLNCYDPATNTFTRFQSTDGSSGFLSNEIVHSLTEDRSGAIWIGTDLGLNRYDPAAGTFKQFLSDSENPKSISGNTINALFTDRSGTVWIGTDNGLDILHTPDVTETRGSFDAVPAYSFKRVGNTSETSKFPQNITVQALIEDDDGVLWVGTGESGLIKFDKYNNQVTSYTFDPSDPNSINSDNIQAICLDASGILWIGTNNGLNRLDRHTGHLTRYNRLQNSPGSLSRDDVRALYADRSGVLWIGTYGGGVDKLDLESKAFVHYKPNTITGGMLSHSIIWSVIEDHQGILWIGTHGNGLDRLDRTTNSLENFQPDPSDPNSLSNAFVRCIYEDRAHVLWIGTNGGGLNRFDSESKLFTSFRHDPDDPKTISADQIRTIYEDRGGVLWIGTYGGGLDSFDRQSSTFSNYKNDTTNPHSISNNYIRSIYEDEDEAGHVLWIGTEGGGICRLDRETGMFTRYLNDPDNPNSLSENHVFSIVEDSSGILWIATYAGGLNRYDRQTGAFTSYTIQDGLASNAIYGILQDDHGILWLSTNMGLSKFDPRTETFRNFDTRDGLQSNEFNGGSFYRSARGEMFFGGINGFNAFFPDDIMDNPYLSHVIITDILIFNKSVTIGSEINASVILDRAITDTKDIVLSYREDVFTFEFSGLHFVTPERNQYAYMMEGFERDWNYVGSRRFATYTCLPPGDYVFLVKSSNSDNVWNENALSLNISITPPFWQTLWFRSIVILIALFFIIAFYRFRTYGIRKQNRALQQEIKERERAEVAMQHAMAIANDANQVKSEFLANISHEFRTPMNGIIGMTMLTLDSDLDEDQRENLEIVKHSADSLLEIMNNILEISNIIGGDHPLGQHDFKLTDLLDEIDFIKGTRIRDKGIEFRIIIDSDVPINLKGNRNALHQVLKEVVGNAEKFTDKGSIELHIRRSKSIPPNQDTILIEFTICDTGIGISSENMDSIFDSFRQADGSHTREHGGTGIGLTICRQLLKMMKGSISVKSEVGQGSTFQFNACFGPGQSVKKENLSLEISEYSAYSPKKYQETQPQESNSLDILLVEDIVVNQMVASAMLKRAGHSTKIAENGAVALDKLASGEFDLILLDIQMPVMNGFEATSIIRHSDSWYRDIPIIAVTAHTLEEDQKRCLESGMNGYIAKPINNNDLKNVIASVMHAHACNVRKAA, encoded by the coding sequence ATGCGGGATATCAAGATGGCCTCGTCTAACGAACTGAGTGGCTCAGCCAAGCAATGGCGCAAATTGTTCGTCTTTATTTTCATTTCCATATGCGTCCTGCTCTGCTCAAACAATCCCTCAATGGGTATCCAGACCAATTTCGTACAGATTTCGCTCAATGAGGGTCTCTCGCAAAGCATCGTAAAATGTATTATCCAGGACCAACGAGGATTTATGTGGTTCGGAACCGAGGATGGACTGAATCGCTACGACGGTTATGATTTCCGCATTTTTAAGCATAATCCGGATGACGCTAACAGTCCGAGCTATAGTGACATCCTCACTATCATGGAAGATAGCCGTGGCTTGCTCTGGATCGGAACCTTTCACGGCGGTCTGAATTGCTATGATCCGGCAACAAATACGTTTACACGCTTTCAAAGCACCGACGGAAGCTCCGGTTTTTTGAGCAATGAGATCGTGCATTCTCTCACCGAAGATCGATCTGGAGCGATATGGATAGGCACTGATCTCGGCTTGAACAGGTATGACCCCGCAGCTGGAACATTTAAGCAATTCCTCAGCGACTCCGAGAATCCCAAAAGTATCAGCGGTAACACAATCAACGCATTATTTACGGATCGGTCAGGAACTGTCTGGATCGGTACGGATAATGGCCTCGACATCTTGCATACGCCTGACGTGACAGAAACCCGTGGGTCGTTCGATGCCGTACCAGCATACAGCTTCAAACGCGTTGGAAATACAAGTGAGACTTCCAAATTTCCACAAAACATTACGGTGCAAGCGTTGATCGAAGACGATGACGGCGTCCTCTGGGTCGGAACCGGAGAAAGCGGCTTGATTAAGTTTGACAAATATAACAACCAAGTCACATCTTACACATTTGATCCTTCGGATCCAAACAGCATAAATTCCGACAATATCCAAGCCATTTGCTTAGACGCATCCGGAATTCTCTGGATCGGAACAAATAACGGCCTCAACCGTTTGGATCGGCATACCGGCCATTTGACTCGCTATAATCGCTTGCAGAACAGTCCGGGCAGCTTGAGTCGAGATGATGTTCGCGCACTGTATGCGGATCGCTCCGGAGTTCTCTGGATCGGAACTTATGGCGGTGGCGTCGATAAGCTCGATCTCGAATCCAAGGCTTTCGTCCATTACAAGCCCAATACAATTACAGGAGGAATGCTCAGCCATAGCATCATTTGGTCGGTCATTGAGGATCATCAGGGGATCCTCTGGATTGGAACCCACGGCAATGGTCTTGACCGGTTGGATCGAACCACCAATAGCCTTGAGAATTTTCAGCCGGATCCATCCGACCCCAATAGTCTGAGCAACGCTTTCGTCCGCTGCATCTATGAAGATCGTGCGCATGTTCTCTGGATAGGAACCAATGGGGGCGGTTTGAACCGCTTCGACAGTGAAAGCAAATTATTTACGAGTTTCCGCCACGATCCGGATGATCCAAAAACAATCAGCGCGGACCAGATCCGCACTATTTATGAGGACCGTGGTGGAGTTTTATGGATTGGAACATATGGCGGCGGGCTCGACAGTTTTGACCGTCAAAGCTCAACATTTTCTAATTATAAAAACGACACAACGAATCCACATAGCATCAGCAATAACTACATCCGCAGTATCTATGAGGATGAAGATGAAGCAGGACATGTGCTTTGGATAGGAACGGAAGGAGGTGGAATCTGCCGGCTCGACCGTGAAACCGGGATGTTCACCCGATATCTAAATGATCCTGATAATCCGAACAGCTTGAGCGAAAATCATGTGTTTTCAATTGTCGAGGATTCTTCCGGAATCTTGTGGATTGCAACTTATGCCGGTGGTTTGAATCGATACGATCGGCAAACCGGCGCGTTTACCAGTTATACGATTCAAGACGGCCTGGCCAGTAACGCCATTTATGGCATTCTACAGGACGATCACGGAATCCTTTGGTTGAGCACCAACATGGGTCTGTCGAAATTCGATCCGCGAACCGAAACATTCAGGAATTTTGATACCAGAGATGGCCTGCAGAGTAATGAATTCAACGGAGGCTCATTTTACCGAAGCGCACGAGGAGAAATGTTCTTCGGGGGCATTAACGGATTCAACGCCTTCTTCCCGGATGATATCATGGATAATCCATATCTATCGCATGTCATAATCACGGATATTCTAATATTCAATAAAAGCGTGACAATAGGTTCTGAAATCAATGCTTCAGTAATTCTTGATCGTGCAATTACAGACACAAAAGATATCGTCCTATCATACCGCGAGGATGTATTCACTTTTGAATTCTCAGGGTTACATTTTGTCACTCCGGAACGCAATCAATACGCCTACATGATGGAGGGTTTCGAACGCGATTGGAACTATGTAGGTTCACGGAGATTTGCGACATACACCTGCCTGCCGCCAGGCGATTATGTCTTTCTTGTCAAATCTTCCAATAGCGACAATGTGTGGAACGAAAACGCACTTTCACTTAATATTTCCATAACCCCGCCATTTTGGCAAACCCTTTGGTTCAGATCAATTGTCATATTAATAGCGCTATTTTTCATCATTGCATTCTATAGGTTCCGGACATATGGCATAAGAAAACAAAATCGAGCGCTTCAACAGGAAATCAAAGAACGCGAGCGTGCCGAAGTAGCGATGCAACACGCAATGGCCATTGCCAACGATGCAAATCAGGTTAAAAGCGAATTTCTGGCGAATATCAGTCATGAATTCCGGACACCCATGAACGGAATCATCGGCATGACAATGCTGACCCTGGACTCTGATCTCGACGAAGACCAGCGCGAGAATCTTGAAATCGTCAAGCATTCAGCCGATTCGCTTCTGGAGATAATGAACAATATTCTCGAGATTTCAAACATTATAGGTGGCGACCATCCGCTTGGTCAGCACGACTTCAAACTAACCGACTTACTGGATGAAATCGATTTTATCAAGGGAACTCGTATTCGCGACAAAGGAATAGAATTTCGAATTATCATCGATTCCGATGTCCCCATCAACCTGAAAGGAAATAGAAATGCTCTGCATCAGGTGCTTAAGGAAGTCGTTGGAAATGCAGAGAAATTCACCGATAAAGGTTCGATAGAGCTTCACATTCGGCGAAGCAAGTCAATCCCTCCAAATCAAGATACGATCTTGATCGAATTTACAATTTGCGATACGGGAATCGGCATTTCTTCAGAAAATATGGATTCTATTTTTGACAGCTTTCGCCAAGCAGACGGATCCCATACAAGAGAACACGGCGGCACGGGAATCGGTCTGACAATTTGCCGTCAGCTTCTCAAAATGATGAAAGGATCAATCTCGGTAAAAAGCGAAGTTGGACAGGGAAGCACATTCCAATTCAATGCATGTTTCGGGCCGGGCCAATCCGTCAAGAAAGAAAACCTTTCGCTTGAGATATCTGAGTATAGCGCTTATTCACCAAAGAAATACCAGGAGACGCAACCGCAGGAATCGAACAGTTTGGACATTCTTCTGGTAGAAGATATCGTCGTCAATCAGATGGTTGCGTCGGCCATGCTGAAGAGGGCCGGCCACAGCACTAAAATAGCAGAAAATGGTGCTGTTGCTTT
- a CDS encoding DUF4838 domain-containing protein → MWRSWRRLTLLVTFLCGVTQVGAAPGNFILVQDGKSEVGVCAGTDVPAPVYASIDILRRYIREISGVDLPLIHSLSEKSPQIIVEIGASRDPKLSVADLGNDGFRLKTTGKDLVFTAKTADGFQNAVYTFLESYLGCRKYSFTVEVVPQKTTIILPGMDDQQIPQLSFRMQDIRDAAYVAWHKLDTNDDFGLFVHTFKELVPPDKYFKEHPEYFSMLNGSRTPEGQLCLTNPDVFNIVVEELRARMSEKPGSSFWSVSQNDTYAPCECEFCRAAGQAEGAQSGSILAFVNRVAEKFPDQTISTLAYQYSRSAPRRIKPRPNVNIMLCSIECNRSKPLADDPGSVSFVKDVRDWGKLTHNIFLWDYVIQFRNLVSPFPNLRVLQPNIQFFVESGITSIFEQGLPVMHGEFAELRIYLISKLLWNPYADVDAIINDFLQGYYGRAAPFIRQYIDIMHDALAASGEDLSIYGYPLTSSDGYLSPRMMQSYSDLFAKAEAAVNDDLEILSRVRTAHLPVQFAILEQAKVAGDAERGCFVRTSAGVLQTKPEIESLLALFVQRCREADIPRLWEHGTSPDEYFASTRKFLEGSTRPHLALSSPVVLTRPASQKYHQGDPAALTDGCKGWDDYHTHWLGFEGEDMEATLDLGAVKSISAINTDFLQDINSWIFMPLLVTFSISKDGMGYREVGKTENTTAPEEWGAIIAPYNVTFESSRARYIRVKAVSVKSCPAWHKGSGGPAWIFIDEISVQ, encoded by the coding sequence ATGTGGCGCTCTTGGCGGCGACTCACTCTTCTCGTAACGTTCTTGTGCGGCGTGACGCAAGTTGGCGCCGCACCTGGAAATTTCATCTTGGTCCAGGACGGAAAGAGCGAGGTTGGCGTTTGTGCGGGTACCGACGTCCCGGCGCCGGTATATGCAAGCATCGATATCCTCCGTCGGTACATCAGAGAAATTTCCGGCGTTGATTTGCCGCTAATCCACAGCCTATCCGAGAAGAGTCCTCAGATCATCGTCGAGATTGGCGCGAGTCGCGATCCCAAATTGAGCGTGGCGGATCTCGGTAACGACGGCTTCCGCCTCAAAACCACTGGCAAGGACCTGGTTTTTACGGCCAAGACCGCCGACGGATTTCAAAACGCCGTGTACACCTTTCTCGAATCCTACCTCGGTTGTCGAAAGTACAGCTTCACGGTGGAGGTGGTGCCGCAGAAGACCACAATTATACTCCCCGGCATGGACGACCAGCAAATTCCACAACTGAGCTTTCGCATGCAGGACATACGCGATGCTGCATATGTCGCCTGGCACAAACTGGACACCAACGACGATTTTGGCTTGTTCGTTCATACGTTCAAGGAGCTGGTTCCACCGGATAAATACTTCAAGGAGCACCCGGAATACTTTTCTATGTTGAATGGAAGCCGTACACCCGAGGGCCAGCTATGCCTTACAAATCCCGACGTTTTTAACATTGTCGTCGAGGAACTCCGCGCTCGAATGAGTGAAAAGCCGGGCTCGAGCTTCTGGTCGGTTTCGCAGAATGATACCTACGCACCTTGCGAATGTGAATTCTGCCGCGCCGCCGGCCAGGCCGAAGGCGCTCAATCCGGATCGATCCTGGCCTTCGTGAACCGGGTTGCCGAGAAATTCCCCGATCAAACAATCTCGACGCTGGCATACCAGTATTCACGTTCCGCGCCGCGGCGCATCAAGCCGAGGCCCAATGTGAATATCATGCTCTGCAGCATCGAATGTAACCGCAGTAAGCCGCTTGCTGATGATCCGGGCAGCGTATCCTTTGTGAAGGATGTCAGGGATTGGGGCAAACTCACGCATAACATTTTCCTGTGGGATTACGTTATACAATTCCGCAATCTTGTGAGTCCATTTCCGAACTTGCGCGTGTTGCAACCGAATATTCAATTCTTTGTGGAAAGCGGTATCACATCGATATTCGAGCAGGGACTGCCCGTTATGCATGGTGAGTTCGCCGAGCTTCGGATTTACTTGATCTCTAAGCTGCTGTGGAACCCCTATGCCGATGTTGATGCCATCATTAACGACTTCCTGCAGGGATACTACGGCCGGGCCGCGCCATTCATCAGACAGTACATCGATATCATGCATGACGCGCTGGCGGCATCCGGCGAGGACCTCTCCATTTACGGATATCCACTGACTTCAAGCGACGGATACCTATCCCCGCGCATGATGCAGAGCTACAGCGATCTTTTCGCCAAAGCGGAAGCGGCGGTGAATGATGATTTGGAAATACTTTCGCGCGTGCGCACCGCTCATCTGCCCGTGCAGTTCGCAATACTGGAACAGGCCAAGGTCGCCGGGGATGCCGAGCGGGGATGCTTTGTGAGGACCAGCGCAGGCGTACTACAGACAAAACCGGAAATAGAGTCGCTTCTGGCTCTGTTCGTCCAGCGTTGCCGGGAAGCAGACATTCCCAGGCTGTGGGAGCATGGTACTTCTCCGGATGAGTACTTCGCATCGACCCGGAAGTTTCTTGAGGGCAGCACGAGACCGCATCTCGCTCTGTCCAGCCCGGTCGTGCTGACCCGGCCCGCCAGCCAGAAGTATCACCAGGGCGATCCCGCGGCTCTGACCGATGGATGCAAGGGCTGGGATGACTATCACACCCATTGGCTCGGGTTCGAGGGGGAGGATATGGAAGCGACCCTTGACCTCGGTGCGGTCAAATCGATCTCGGCCATCAACACCGATTTCCTGCAAGACATAAATTCCTGGATCTTCATGCCGCTTCTGGTAACATTCTCGATCTCAAAGGATGGAATGGGCTATCGCGAGGTGGGGAAGACCGAGAACACGACAGCGCCGGAAGAATGGGGCGCCATCATCGCGCCGTACAATGTCACATTCGAATCATCCCGGGCGCGCTACATCCGGGTCAAGGCGGTCAGCGTGAAGAGTTGTCCGGCCTGGCACAAGGGATCCGGAGGGCCCGCATGGATCTTCATCGACGAGATATCGGTACAATAG